The genomic DNA AGCGGATTGAATTTCTCCGAGAAGAATTCGAAGAACAGCACAAATCGAGTACTAAAGAGACTGAAGACACTATTGAACAACAAATCTCCTTGGCTGAAGAAGCCACTGACGAAGCGCGATTTAACGACGCAAATGATCATCTCAAGAGAGCGAGTCAAGCCCTCGAAAAGTTGGAATCTCTAACAAAAGACGACAACGAACATTTCAAGGATAGAATTACATCACGGAGAAAGAACATTGAGGTTGAGAGAAAGCAACATCAAATCAGGGAGGCACGAACCCGGATTTCGATTAGATTCGACATCCCGCTTGATAAAGTTCGAATCCATCAAGAAGGAGAGACAGTCAGGGCTTACGGAGATCTGTATGACCTGCTGAAGAAACTCAAACACCCTCCAGGAGGCGACCTGCCCTGGGAAGAATTCGAAGCAGAGATCATTTCCCGACTACCATTTATATCACCTCAAGATATCAACCACTTTGATCAAATCGTCTCTACTGTTGCTACAATCGCGGATTTCATACAGGAGACAGACAACGCTCACCCTTCTGTCCATGTAGTTGAGTGGGAAGAAGCGATACAGACAGCTGTTGAGAATCAGAATTACGACATATTGAAGCCCGTAATCCGACAGGTAGAGAGACTAAATACTGGCCAAATCTGGGACCAATCACTACTTTATGATTTATCTTGGAGGGAATTGGAAAATATCGTGGGGGATTTGTATTCTGGACAAGGTTACGAAGTCACGGTTACTCAGGGAAGTGCAGATCTCGGTGTAGATGTTTGGGCACGTAAGCGTGACGACCGGCTTGCGATTCAAGTGAAGCAGGTACGGGGAAACAGCACCGTAGGTCGAGAAACTTTACAAAAGTTAGCGAGCACAATTGCGAAAGGGGATGCAGACAGGGCCGTAGTTGTCACAACTGGCGAATTCGCCCGAACTGCAAAACAATATGCTGCGGATTTCGGACCCAATCTTGAATTAATCGATGGGGGCGAGTTAGCAGCCTTACTCAGCGAATCTGAAAGCCAGAGGTAGACGGCCTCGGCATCTCTTCATGATGTCCATTCTCTGCCGGGTCGTAATTCGAGAGCTCCGCTGCCACGAGAGAGACGCCCGCCACAACTGCGAAGATAGCTGTCAGAGGCCATCGAAGATGTCTATCCATTTCATTTGAGATGATGACACCGGGATGTCTTATCTATCGATGGTGTTCAGTGCGTGAAGAAGATATCTTGTCCGGGCTTTCACCCATGCTGAGGCCAGTTCACTCCTGTGCCGGTAAAACGTACACTTATCTCTGCTGAACCTACCCTCTGTATCTTGCACGTCGCTATTGTCAGCTATTGTGAATTTCAACACAGGCGGTTAGAGGTATTTGTCCACTCTCGAAGGGATCTCCAATTGTAATTGCAATCACAGAGCCTTCGACTCAGCCAGAATGTTTTGGCGACCTCCTCTGCAACATTTAGCTCTGCATCGGAACACCGAATTCGTCGCCGAATTCGCCGAAATGCTCGACGAGCGTTTCGCTAGTATCCTCGATATCCGCTATGGAACTGACGTGCTTGTAGAAGATGACCCTGTACCCGAATGGGTCCTGAGCCGTCTCGAGGTCCCAATCGCGCGTCTGTTCTTTGACGCGCTGCTCGTCTTCACTCGAGGCGGTTTTGATCTTGTATCCGAATCCCCGTAGAGCTCCCTCCTCGATGTCATCCCGATTGTACTGCTCAGGCTTGACCCAGTATAGATGGACATTCAGCTTCAGCTGCTTGTTGCTACCCTGATCTCGGACACGCGACAGAGGGTAATCGATTCGTGCAAAGGCCAACGAAGAACTGGAGTCTCGGCCGGTATTCTCGCTCCCCGCATCATCGGAGGCGAATAGCTCCGGCTTCCTTGCTCGCATCTCCTGCCCCACCTGCCGAAGTCGACCCTCGATGCTCGTCTCGAACTGGTCGGTGAGCCGGATCGCCTTCAGATAGCGATCCTGCTCGAGACCTTTGCTTAGGAAGTCATCGGTCATGCTTCTACGGTTTCACGGAGGTATGTTAGCTGTTCCTCCAGTATGTCGGCAATCCTGATCGGCTGGATTGCGTCAACCACGTCTCCGGGATTTGCCAGTCGGTCTACCACTGGTCGTGGCTGGAAGCCAACACGCTGTTGCTCAGCCACCGTACAGAACAGATACGCGTTCGCGGCCCAGTGGTCGTCTACGATGGCGCCACGGAGCAGTAGTGATCGGAGCGCTGCGGTCACGTCCCGCCAGTACATCACCCTGACTGTGCCGGGCCGCTCCCAGTGGACCCTCGGTAAGCCATCGGAGCTACGCTCAACTGGTGGTTCGACGATCGACTCAAGACGGCCTCGTTTATTCTTGGGAAGAAGCAGGACGTGCGTCCACGCCCGATCCTGATACTCCTCCTCGACACGTGCTGCGGTGTCCGAGGTCTTCTCGTAGTTCGTATCGTCCAACTTTACCTCGATTGAGATTCCGTTTTCTGCCCCCAAGAGAAGTATATCCGGGCGCCAGTGCCCTCCATCGGTATCGGGAACTCGCTCTTCTCGCAAGACCTCATTCGGGGGCTCCGACATCTCGGAATCGAATAATTCGGAGACGAAATCGCCCGACGGATTGAGGAGTCTAGCAAGCCAGTTTGACCATCCGAGCTCGTTGCTTGGCTGGAGCGGCCCCCGGCGAAACCGCTCGTCGGTTAGATCGACGCTCAGCGGGTCCGTGTTGAACGGAGCCTCGGATTGTGCCCACTCGTCGTCGGAACGTGCGAGTAGCGTTTTGAGCTCTTTGGCCGTCTCGTCCCCCTCGGTGTAAACTTCCCACCACTCGTCGATCTCTTCGTGGCACTCAGCCAACCACGTCAGGTCGAATACGCGAGCCTGGCCGGCATTCTCAGTGAGGGGCTGTGACTGCGCGTAGGCTGCCCACCAGGGGTCCAGGCTTGTCCAATCACGTGGTTCCAGATCCGCGCTCATGTACCAGCACACCGTTGGAGAGGGTGAAAACCGCTTGGGCGCCAGTAGGTTGGTGAGTTCGACAGGGATTCTCAAGATTGACAAAAATATGAGCTCCGGGTGTCTGTCTTTAGATGCTCCAGATCGTTCTCACCTCTTGCCAGCTCACTCGGACAAATTCCGGGATTCGATAACCACCTATTCAGCGACCCAGTCCAGCGTCTGATTGTGTTCCCGGAGATACGCTGGCTCTAGGCCTACGTCACCGAACTGGATCTCCTCGCCATCCCGGGAGATGATCGTCCGCTGCAGGAGGTCACTCTCCGTAGTAAACTCAGGGTTCACCCGCAGTTCGTATCCAGAACTGATCGTGAACAGTTCGCGGTCGAAGGCTGCATGATGGGTTTTGTTCAGCGGAAGCACGTTCCCGAGATCGGCCCGATGGTCCGGGTACTCACTCCATGGGAGCACGTGAGCCACATCCAACAGACTAGGATGATCTACCCCTGACACCGGGCATGTGGTATCGTGCCGAGCAAGCACTGTCGCCCGAAACTCCGGATCAATCGAGCGGGCACGGACTGTCGTCTCGTAGGTCGCTGCGGTCAAGTCGTCTTCTGCCGTGGGTATGGATTCGAAACCAGCCCACTCGTCAACGGCTTGGTCGGTGAACTGTCGTCCCTCTTCGGTCAGTCGATAGACGTCGCCATCCTGCTCCGCCAAGCCAAGACTCCGGAGCCAGTTCGCCCGCTGTTTAGCCATATCAGTCTTCTCAGGATTCCAGCCCAGTTCGGGATGCGTGCTGAGTTGCTGATCGCTCACTTCCTCAATCGTCATCCCACCAGCGGAGAGCGCATATAGAAGACTGCGTAACCCGACGTTCCGCCGCAGCAGTATCTCGAGGAGCGTCTCCATCGTCCTGTCATCGACGTATCGCTTCCCTTCCGGCCCGAGCATCCACTCGCCGCCCTCAAGACGGAGCAATCCCACGTCCTCGAGATACTCAACACGCCGGATAATCGACTCACGACTCGAAACGTTGGTGAAATTCCCCCGGTGCCACCCTACCAGCTCGTCCGTTGTCGGTTGGTGGACGTCGACGAACGTGAGCACGGCATCCACCGTGTCGACGTAGCTCGTCGCGCCGCCGAACATCGGCACAATACTCCGAAGGGGCTCGGAGGGCATTGCGTACGGCATCCACTGGGCCGGGTATGATCGTTTCCCCGATCGACGAATCGAGAGTGCCGACCGACAACCCTGGGCCGTAGTTTCAAGCCCCTGTTCTTGCTTGGTGGAGTGTGACACTCCGTGAAGCCAGGTCGATCGATTCTCTCTATCGAGAGATTCGTGATACCGACCTCGCCCTGACTGCGGATCCGCCGCTTGCGCTCGCTCTGGACCGGCGCGTTGATCGGCCCCGGATCGGCCGCGTCTGTGCCACTCCTCGCGGTCACGTATCGAATCAGTTCACGCCGATGGACCGGCGAGACCTGTTCGAGGAACTCGTCACCGAGACGGATCTGACCTGGAAGCAAGCCCACCGTGGCCTCGATCGCTGTCTTCAGGCGTGGGACCGGACCGCCGACCCTGAGGCGATTCTTGACTATGACGAGTTCGACACGCCAGCCATCCGCACTGCGGTGAAGCGGATCCGCGACGCCGACAGTAGCTACCGGAAGCTCTCGGATGCCCGCCTTGATGAAGAACTGGACCTAGCCATCGTCGGCGAATCGGCACTGACCAATCTCGACAGATCGCTGCTCCCATCCGACCACAAGTCGGTTGACCGATTTACCGGGGCGACGGGGACGCTCCCCACGTTCGAAATCTTTCCGTCGGCGACGGCGATCGTCGACACACTCATCGAGCAGCTTTCGGCCGAAACCGCCGACTCAGTTGGTGTTGTTCTCGACGAGTCGACCGTATTCAGTCCGCTCGTCGAAGCCGGGCTCGCGGCGGCTGATATCCCCTTCCAGGGTGGCCCCGGCTTCGTCGACGACCCGGACGTGCGGACCTTCCTGCGGCTCCTGCAAGCCATCTTCACCGGTAGCGACCTCCGTGTCGCGGATGTCGAACCCTTGCTCGCACCACTCGGCGTCGACGTCCCGCGCACGCTGGGGGAACAGCGTGTGGATGCACTGGGTGACGGTACGCTCTCCGAGCTGGCTGTAATCGAGGAGGCAGCCACGACGGGAACGCTGCAGGATGCCATCTCCGCCTACGAATCGCTCGCCGGTTTGCGACTCCAGACGCTCCGAGACGAGTGTAATCGGCTCGAAATTCTTGAGGAAGCCGTCACCACCGCGCTGCTCGATCGGCTCACGTACTACCTCCAGTCGTTCGATGTCCCGGTCGACCAGGACCAGACTGGTGTACTCCTAACGGATGCTGCCTCGACAGCCTACATCGACCGGCCGGTCGTCTTCTACCTCGGCCTCGGCACTGGTTGGGCGAAAACGCCGCCAGACGTCCCTTGGATCGATACTACAGAGTACGTCCAGCAGGACCTCGACCGGTTCGAGATCTTGCTCCAGAACGGTCGCCAACGCCACTACCTCGTGCAGGACACGCGCGCCGGTGAAGACGTGACACCGTGTCTCTACTTCCGGGAGCTATTCGAGCAGTCCTTCGACCGGTTCAGCGACCTACCGCATGAACGGTTCGACGGCCACGGCGTCGACCGGGATGCTCCTGGACAACCGTTCGTTGCGCCAGCGGTATCGGAGGAGCCGGAGGAAATTACCGCCCTGAGCCAGTCGACGCTGAAGCGCCTCGCCAACTGCCCTCGTGAGGAATTCTTCACACGACTGGTCGAGACCCCGACGGCGGACTACATGGCTCGCGGGACGGTCGTCCATGAGGCGGCTGAACTCTACGTCTCCCATCCGGAGCCGATCCGCGACCAATTCGAGACTGTCGTTGATGCGATGGTCGAGCAGGTTGAAGCCTACACCACCAACGACCGGCGACCGGTCGAGCGAACTCAACTAGCGATCGCCCTCGAGACGGTGATGGAGTATCTCGACGCGAACCCACCAACTGAGGCCGAGCACGAGGCATACGCTGACCGCCAGCAGGAAAACGGGCTCGCGAATCGGCTGGACCTACCCTGTGACTCACCGCTCACTGAGCGCTGGTTCGAAGCTCCCGAGGTTGGCATCCGTGGCTTCGTCGATCTGCTCCATGGGCCCACAGACCTCGTGGACTACAAGACTGGAAGTCAGTCGACAGCCTCGAAACTCCGGGAGAAGGCTGCAATTGATCCGCCACATGAGGATCCAAACTTTCAGGCAGCATTGTACCTCCTCCAGCATCGCGAGCAAGAACCCGAGGAGCCGCTCTCCATTCACTTCGTGCACGCTCTCGAGCAGACGAACCGCATGGTCAGAGGGGAAGCCCCGGACATCGATGATTTGGTCACGACGATTACGTACCTCCCGTGTACGTTCAGTGAATTCGTTGCGCGGCGCGAAGTGTTCGACGCGGTCACGGATTATGCCGACAGTAATGCCAAGGTCAAAGCGCTCGAGCCGCTCGGCTACGAGGCGTATCGGGAGTTCTTCCTCACCCACGACCTGCCACGGGAGGGCGCGGCTCCTGATCAACGAGCGGCTGTGACCACGGCGTTCATCGAATACACACAAGATCGCGTCAAGCCTTCGCGGGACCTCCAATACGTCGACGACGGCTGTCGAGACGCCATCGAGGAGATGGACGATGTCGTCGGAACCTACTACCTGAAGCCGGACCTCGACGCGTTCGCCGACTTCGTCGACGAGCAGCTGGCGAACCTGAACGAGTACCGCCGCGAGGGCTTCCCCGTCCGCATCAGCGAGGACGGTCCCAACTGGGACCGCGTAGACATGCCGGATCTCATTCTCACCAATGACTGAGCCATCACCGAACGACCAGCAGGAGCAGTTGATCACGCAGACCGAGGGCATCTATCGCGTCAACGCCGGCGCAGGAACTGGAAAGACGTTCGCCGTCACCCGCCGGTACGGCGAAATTCTTGAAACGACCGACGCCACGCCAGACGATATCCTGCTGGTGACGTTCACGCGGAACGCGGCGGCGGAGATGAAAGATCGGATCGTTCAGCAGACCGACTACGACCTCCGAGAGCTGCAGGACGCACCGATCAGCACGTTCCACGCCTACTGCTATCAACTGCTCCGCCGGTACGGACACACGATTCCCGAGGCACTGGGCATCGATGACCAGATCCCTGACGGGCTGGACTTGCTCGAAGACGAGGTCCAGGAACGCCAACACTTCCGGACGTTCATGTCTCGGTTTGCCGACCGGCACCCCGAACACGAGGATCTGCTCCGTATCTTCCGCGACCGGCGGACGCTCCGATCGGTGATCCAACAGCTCGCCGCAAAGGGTGTCATTCCACAACGCGAGGGCTGGTATCGCGACACTGCAGCGCCACTTGAGGGCGACCGAGACGCGTTCCTCGAGACCGTCGCTGAGACCAACGCCCCGAACGAGGGGGCGAATGGACCCAAAAACAGCGATGCCAGGGGTGCTGTGGGTGGCTGGGACGTCACGGAGTACGCACCAGACGCACCCACGAAGGCCGAACTCCATGACGATCCGCAGGTCAGCGAGGACCTCGTCTTCGACGCGTTCGATGAGGATCGCGAGGCGCTCCGGGCCTTCCTCCACGATGTCTATATTGAGTATCTCGAGTTCGCACTCTCTCGAAACTACCTGACTCAGGGGCTGATGCTGGCACTGGCTTTCGTCATGCTCTGCGAAGACCCTACCGTTCGGACGGCAGTCGGCCACGACTACGTCATGGTGGATGAGTTCCAGGACACTAACGAACTCCAGTTCAAAATCACGCTCCTGCTCGCATCGGCCAACAACATCTGTGTCGTTGGTGACTGGAAGCAGAGTATCTACGGGTTCCAGTACACCAGCGTCGAGAACATCACTGAGTTTGAGAGCCGGCTCCAGCAGTATGCAGACGAGCTCAACAGCGACACTGAACGGATCAGTTACCCGGTCGACGAGGTCGAGCCCATCCCGCTGTTCCAGAACTACCGTTCGTCAGCATCTATTCTTGATATTGCCGAGCAGAGTCTCTCGATCCCCGCGACGTACTCCGAGGATCTCGACGAAGATCCGCTGGCCGACGAAGAGCAACTTGAGGCAACAAACTACGTCGACAACGCCCGCATCGATGCCTACCGGGCTGACGACGAGTATGCCCTGATTCTCGACCGGATACAGACGATTGTCGATAACGAGGCATACGCTGTCGAGGTTCGAGATGAGCCAGCGTCGACGGCGGAGATGTCTCCCGAAGAACAGCGGGCGGCCGAGCAGGAACGCCTCGGAGCGCCCTCGTATAGCGATATCGCCGTGTTCACCCGAAAGCGAAAGTTCGCCCGAGAGCTTCTTGACCGGGCGGCCGAGTACGACATCCCTATCGCCTACGAAGGAGGCGTCGAACTATTTGACACGCCAGAGGCGAAGTTGCTCCTCGCCTGGCTCCGTATCTGTGAGTCCGACGATCCGCGAGGCTGGGCCGTGGTGCTCGAACGCGCCGGGCACACCTTCGAGCAGACTGAGACGTTGCTCGCCGAGGAGGCATACCCGGACGCGATGGTCGCGTTCCGTGATGAGTTACTCGAGCTGGAGACACTCGGTGGGCTAGCCCAGCGGGTGTTTGACCGGTACAACATCGCCAACGCGTTCGCCGATGCGCTGCTTGACCACCTAACGAGTGTCTACGAAGGGACGCTGCTGACCCGGGGCGAGGCGATCACCTACATCACGGACAACCTGGAGAACGGGAGTACGGTCGATATCGATACGAGTCCTGGACAGGACGCCGTTACGCTTCAGACAATTCACGGCGCCAAAGGACTCGAGTACCCGATCGTCCTGCTGGGGAATCTAAATTATCGAGCCTTCCCGCACTACGGCCAGCCACCGTCCTCGCCAGTCGTCTACCAGGAGCCGCTCGGCCTCCGCCAGCGGAAGGTCTTCACCGATACGGGGACACACCCGCACGTCTTCAGCAACTGGCGCTACGATCTGCTCAGGTCCTGTCTCCCCTCAGAGTACGACGAGGAGCGCCGGCTTCTGTACGTCGCCATGACGCGGGCCCAGCGACACCTGCTGTTCACCGCCGGTGAGGAGCCGAGCCTGTTCTTCACCGAGCTACCGGTGGAGGCAGACGAACTCGAGCCGGAACCGAGGACGGTAGATACTAGCACCGAGACGGCGGCCGACTACGAGGTCACGATTCCGGATGCGAGTGGGCTGCCGCGACGGCACGGTGTCCATGATATCATGGACGACAGCGTATACCAGGAGGTGACGGAGGGTCGCGGCAAGGAGTTCGGCGATGCCCTCCACGACTTCGCCGAGGCGTACGTCCTCGGCGAGGCCGGCGCGCCAGCGAACGAAGATCAGGAGAACGTGGCCCGGTTGCTTGATGGACTAGACGGAGAGTGTAGTGCCGAGGAGACGGTGTTGCTCCCGCTCACAACGGACCCGAAGGTGACGCTCACAGGCATCATCGATCTGCTGCACATCACACCAGATCGCGTCGAGGTGATCGATTACAAGACCGACCTAAGTCGGGTCGCAGAGTCGGAGTACCAGAAGCAGCTCAGTGCCTACTATCACGTCCTCACCACCGTCTATCCGGATCGTGAGGTCCGACTGGCGGTGTTCTACACCGCCGACGATGAACTGGTCACGATCGACCCGATTGCTGAGGACGAGTTTACACAGCTTGTCAAAGCGGCACTTATTGAGGACACGTAGCAGCAGCTTCGCGCTCCTCTCGTTCCATTCCAGTGTCGGCTGAGCATGTCCGACACTTTATCAGGGACCAGTCCGCCGCACAAGCCATATGGGCGGTCCCCGCAGTCTGGTTGGTCGTCTGGCCGAATCGTTCGTCGATGTCATTCACGAGGTCGACGCCGAAATCGGCGAGAATCGAACCTACGGCGCTGGCATCGGCCCCCACGACGAAGACGACCAGATCGACGCGCTGGTGCAGGCCGTCCGGGAGGAGGGACTTTTCGACGGGACGATTGCGACCGCGAAGGGCGATGCCGCGGCCGTCCGCTACCCAGGGGGGCAGGCTGCCGACCTGTATCTCGAGCGCGATGGCCGCGCTGAGTACTGTGAAGCGAAGCTGTTCCGCTTCCAGAAAGCGAACGGGAATCCCTACGCTCAGGAGTTCAGCAAGGTATTCAATCCGTTCCAGGAGCGGAACCCGCGATCTTTCATCCATGATGTGAACAAGCTCGCGGAAGCCGATATCCGACACCCGAAGACGTTCCTTGGGTTGTACTATCGCCCGGTTGAGGGTGCCGGCACCGAGATCACGAGCCAGGATATCGCCGATAAGTTCGCCGCCGACGTCGACCTCTGGACGGGCTACTCAATCAGCGTGGACACCATCGCGCACTTCGACGATCTCCAGCACGAGGTCCACCAACGCGGCGGTATTTTGACCTGGACGCTTGAAGACCAGCCAGAGCAGTTCTTCTGATACGCTCATTGAGGTTTATCTTCGAGACTCAGGGCCTTCTGAAGTCGATCAGGATCGAGAGAGGCATCCAGTCCTCCTGGATTGAGCGTTTCCCGCTTGTATGCGATCACTATGTGTCAGCTACTTCGCAATGCTCCCAGAGTACCTGCTACCGCCGCAAGGGGAGATCATGACCGGTTTTATTGTAACTTGAGGCATTCTGCCGGTAATGGTCGAATTCGGTGACGAAGCTCTCCAGGCGAATTTCAAGCTGTTCCTCGAGGGCCGGAACATCTACAAAGTGGATTGTGGTGACCGTGATGGGTGGCAGCGGTGGAAACGATTGAATCGGGTAGAATACCCCGAAGAGCCGGATGAGACGCAAGGATATGTGAATACATTCAAAGATATTGAGGTCGGCGATGTCGTTCTTGCCCAGCACATCGGCGGCGAAGAAGGCACCAAACACACCTTTGGTTTCGGGGTCGTCGCACACGGAGACGAATTCTATGACCCGGAGTCGATTCCCGTTGATCCGGATACTGGAGACCCACTCGCGTTGTGGGTTTCATGGGTCACAGTAGCGGATAATGGGGAACACATCACCGCCGATGTTCCGGCAGAGTTCCCCGAGGAGCCGGTGATTGCGGTTTCACAGGAATACTTCGAGGATTTGTTGGAGGGGTTGGGTGGAGAGTCGTACCCACCTGATAATGATGTCCTCATCAATCGTCTAATTGCCGCACCGAGCGAGAGTCCGGGATTTGGGCTTGCTGAATGGCTTGCCGAAAGTCTCGACGGAGACTTCGAGTATTTCATCCTCAAGACGGGTGACGACGAGTATGATGATGAGCCAGATAGTTCGTACCACTTCAGAGAGAACATCCCTGGCTGTAACCAACTGAATACAGCGGTCCCGGATGTCCGATTCGTTTACCTCGAGGACGGCGAGTTCTACGCTGTCGGCTCCCTCGGGGAGGTTGAAACCAAAGATCGGGATGGAGTGAGTCATTATTTCGCCGAGGTAACTCAGTACCACGAAATCGATCCGATTCCGCGTGAGACTGTCGAAGAGCAGCTTACCATCGATTTTCCGATTCAGTATGGGATCATCAAGATCGAAGAGTCCGACTACGAGCATATCCTCGGCAGCAACACTGCCCGTGACCCGCGAGCCGCGACCGACGAGCTCCTCGAAGAGGAATCCGGGCAAGCCCACCTCTATCGGCAGGCGCTGGCTCATCTCGTGGCTGGCAAAAATCTCGTCTTCTATGGCCCACCGGGAACCGGGAAAACGCGGGCAGCTCGGAAGCTTTCAAACGCGATTTGCGCGGGCGATTACTCGCTGGTGACGGCGAATGCAGAGTGGTCGAACTACCAGGTTGTCGGCGGGTATGCGCCTTCTGAAGACGGGTTCGAACCGCAGCAAGGATTCCTGACAAAGGCGGCCGCTGATTGTCAGCAGACGCTCCAGCAGCCAGCTGACGCCCATCCGACTTGGTTGCTGATCGACGAGCTCAATCGGGCGAATCTCGACGAGGCCTTCGGTGACGTCTTCACGCTGCTCGATATCGACTACAGAACCTCCCGCAAGCTCTCATACGCACCGAACGCGGACGACGTCCCAGTTCCTCTCTCGTTCCGGATTCTCGCCACGATGAACACGTATGACCAGGCGCAGCTGTTCTCGCTGGGCTATGCATTCAGGCGGCGCTTTGCCTTCGTCCGGGTCCCCTCGCTGATGGACAATGGGGGCCAAGCACCCACAACCAGCGAGCCGACTCACGACCCTTCTCCTCCTGATCTGACTCCCGGAAGTGAAACGACAATCGATGTCGTACGGGATGTGATTCCGGAATATTTCCTCCTTGGAGTTGACGACGGTGTGGGTGTTTCCGCTGCAGACGTTGCAGTGGTGCTGGAAAACCTGGCGACCCCCACACAGCTCCAGCAAACCATGGAGGCACTAGATGAGCACGAAGAACTCCGGACGGGGGCGCTCGACTGGCTCCAAACGCTCGCCTATTTCGCTCAAGAGGTGATCAAGCGTGACGTCGTCGAAATCGGACAAGCGCTCCTCATCGACGCCGCGAAATACGTTGTCGCCTATCAACTGCTCTTCCCGGAGCAGCTTGACCGTAGTGTGCTTGATCAGGCCGTGGTGTCGTATCTCGTCCCGCAATTCGAGCACTTCATGCCGGAGCTCCGCCGTGCAGAAACAATCGATCAGGATAGCCACGCAGCTGAGGACTTCCAGGAGATCATTGATCTCGCGAATCAGCTCGGGCTGCCAGAAACCGCGTCTGTCCTGGCTGCGGCGAAAGAAGACAAGCGCGTGCTCGAGTAGCAAGAATGCCCTACCGGACGTATCAAACCTACTCGCAGGCAGATCTCGGCCTTAGCGATGCGGACTGGGACGGGCTGGTTGCGTATGTCGAATCGATCAACAGTGCACTCGCAGAGGCACAATCCGACCGACCCCGCGTAGAGGAAATCGAAGTCCCCCCACCATCAATCAGCGATGATGGATTCTCACCTGGTGGGTGGGCCGGTCAGTACCCGCCTGATGTGACGGTCAAGCCCGGTCGGTTGGATGATGAGGAATTCGAGTCCCTGCTTGCCGATATCCAGGGCTGGGCAGAGGTGGTCGGTGCCGATACGATCTCGGCATCACTGCCGCTCTCGAACGAGTTGCTGCTGGATGAGCGAACGCGACTGGCAGGCTACAGTCGAGCGCTGATCGAGTATACTGAGACTATCTTAGCCCACCGGCTTCCCGTGACGGTCACCCGGACACGAGAACGAGAGCAGTCACCGCAGGGCCGACCCGTGATGTCGGACACCATCACACAGCGCGCTCAGGGCCGCCGAGACATCGTCACTGAGAACGTCGAGTTCTCGTTTGAGACGCTGCCGAACTATCTGCTCGTCCGGTTCCATATCGAGTTAGCAAACCAGATGCGAGCGTTAGCAGACGAGTTCACCTACTACGAGCGCGCATTCCAGCGACAGATCCGGTATCATGAGCAGTTCATCCAGGAAGGGATTCCGGGCCAACTCGTGGATGATGCACTCGAGACCGACTTCGGTGATCCACGGATTCTCTCGAAGGTTCGACGGGCAGTCAGTGGCGAGATGGCTGAAGTCGTCGACCTATGGGAAGCGTTCCAGCGGGCGATC from Haloglomus litoreum includes the following:
- a CDS encoding UvrD-helicase domain-containing protein, whose product is MTEPSPNDQQEQLITQTEGIYRVNAGAGTGKTFAVTRRYGEILETTDATPDDILLVTFTRNAAAEMKDRIVQQTDYDLRELQDAPISTFHAYCYQLLRRYGHTIPEALGIDDQIPDGLDLLEDEVQERQHFRTFMSRFADRHPEHEDLLRIFRDRRTLRSVIQQLAAKGVIPQREGWYRDTAAPLEGDRDAFLETVAETNAPNEGANGPKNSDARGAVGGWDVTEYAPDAPTKAELHDDPQVSEDLVFDAFDEDREALRAFLHDVYIEYLEFALSRNYLTQGLMLALAFVMLCEDPTVRTAVGHDYVMVDEFQDTNELQFKITLLLASANNICVVGDWKQSIYGFQYTSVENITEFESRLQQYADELNSDTERISYPVDEVEPIPLFQNYRSSASILDIAEQSLSIPATYSEDLDEDPLADEEQLEATNYVDNARIDAYRADDEYALILDRIQTIVDNEAYAVEVRDEPASTAEMSPEEQRAAEQERLGAPSYSDIAVFTRKRKFARELLDRAAEYDIPIAYEGGVELFDTPEAKLLLAWLRICESDDPRGWAVVLERAGHTFEQTETLLAEEAYPDAMVAFRDELLELETLGGLAQRVFDRYNIANAFADALLDHLTSVYEGTLLTRGEAITYITDNLENGSTVDIDTSPGQDAVTLQTIHGAKGLEYPIVLLGNLNYRAFPHYGQPPSSPVVYQEPLGLRQRKVFTDTGTHPHVFSNWRYDLLRSCLPSEYDEERRLLYVAMTRAQRHLLFTAGEEPSLFFTELPVEADELEPEPRTVDTSTETAADYEVTIPDASGLPRRHGVHDIMDDSVYQEVTEGRGKEFGDALHDFAEAYVLGEAGAPANEDQENVARLLDGLDGECSAEETVLLPLTTDPKVTLTGIIDLLHITPDRVEVIDYKTDLSRVAESEYQKQLSAYYHVLTTVYPDREVRLAVFYTADDELVTIDPIAEDEFTQLVKAALIEDT
- a CDS encoding McrB family protein, which codes for MVEFGDEALQANFKLFLEGRNIYKVDCGDRDGWQRWKRLNRVEYPEEPDETQGYVNTFKDIEVGDVVLAQHIGGEEGTKHTFGFGVVAHGDEFYDPESIPVDPDTGDPLALWVSWVTVADNGEHITADVPAEFPEEPVIAVSQEYFEDLLEGLGGESYPPDNDVLINRLIAAPSESPGFGLAEWLAESLDGDFEYFILKTGDDEYDDEPDSSYHFRENIPGCNQLNTAVPDVRFVYLEDGEFYAVGSLGEVETKDRDGVSHYFAEVTQYHEIDPIPRETVEEQLTIDFPIQYGIIKIEESDYEHILGSNTARDPRAATDELLEEESGQAHLYRQALAHLVAGKNLVFYGPPGTGKTRAARKLSNAICAGDYSLVTANAEWSNYQVVGGYAPSEDGFEPQQGFLTKAAADCQQTLQQPADAHPTWLLIDELNRANLDEAFGDVFTLLDIDYRTSRKLSYAPNADDVPVPLSFRILATMNTYDQAQLFSLGYAFRRRFAFVRVPSLMDNGGQAPTTSEPTHDPSPPDLTPGSETTIDVVRDVIPEYFLLGVDDGVGVSAADVAVVLENLATPTQLQQTMEALDEHEELRTGALDWLQTLAYFAQEVIKRDVVEIGQALLIDAAKYVVAYQLLFPEQLDRSVLDQAVVSYLVPQFEHFMPELRRAETIDQDSHAAEDFQEIIDLANQLGLPETASVLAAAKEDKRVLE